A stretch of the uncultured Desulfobacter sp. genome encodes the following:
- the trpC gene encoding indole-3-glycerol phosphate synthase TrpC, with protein MKGFLNAVVDVKNKEIDQAKNKIPLTAIRHDAEHTPAPASFADAMAASSSDSVGIIAEVKKASPSKGDIRTDLDVAAYAKAYTQGGARAISVLTESKYFKGTLPDLELVCQNTDLPVLRKDFIFSEYQIYEAKKAGASAVLLITTLLDPTQQAELTVLTRELGMEPLVEINSEFEFEQAYKAQARVVGINNRNLTTLEVDTSVAKRVAKIFPDEIISVEASGISGRSGIDAGIENRIFNFLVGESIVRSNDPAQFIKTLIGIKEESD; from the coding sequence ATGAAAGGATTTCTCAACGCCGTTGTTGATGTTAAAAATAAAGAAATAGATCAAGCCAAAAACAAAATTCCCTTAACCGCCATTCGCCATGATGCCGAACATACCCCGGCCCCGGCCTCTTTTGCAGATGCCATGGCAGCGTCATCCAGCGATTCGGTGGGTATCATTGCCGAGGTTAAAAAAGCATCACCGTCCAAGGGGGATATCAGAACCGACCTTGACGTGGCCGCCTATGCCAAAGCCTACACCCAGGGCGGTGCAAGGGCCATATCCGTGCTTACCGAATCAAAGTATTTTAAAGGCACCTTGCCCGATCTTGAACTGGTGTGTCAAAACACGGATCTGCCCGTCCTTAGAAAGGATTTTATCTTTAGCGAATACCAGATTTATGAAGCCAAAAAGGCAGGGGCATCTGCCGTGCTTTTGATCACCACTCTGCTTGATCCAACCCAGCAGGCAGAACTGACTGTTCTTACCCGGGAACTTGGCATGGAGCCGCTGGTGGAGATCAATTCAGAATTTGAATTTGAGCAAGCCTATAAGGCGCAGGCCCGGGTGGTGGGCATTAACAACAGAAATCTTACCACCCTTGAGGTGGACACAAGTGTTGCAAAGCGTGTGGCAAAAATTTTCCCGGATGAAATCATCTCTGTGGAGGCGTCTGGCATTTCCGGTCGATCCGGCATTGACGCCGGCATTGAAAACCGTATTTTCAATTTTCTTGTGGGAGAGAGTATTGTCCGGTCAAATGATCCGGCCCAGTTTATCAAAACCCTTATCGGCATCAAAGAAGAGAGCGATTAG
- a CDS encoding phosphoribosylanthranilate isomerase, protein MTKFPAQKWQIPGPRQNVLVKICGLTLVDNALDCVKAGADIIGLIFFKKSPRNVSTVQAREISRALPKEVPACGVFVNETFDTIMQIVSDCDLDIVQLHGSEPPELAKRLSAQNLVVTKAFFAARPPGLCDTGNYADADFCLAEYGKGILPGGNAETWDYDQALDMAKKVRLMLAGGLTCENVADAVSRIHPYAVDVSSGVEKAKGIKDISKVKAFIRAAKSIRLRP, encoded by the coding sequence ATGACTAAGTTCCCCGCACAGAAATGGCAGATCCCCGGCCCAAGGCAGAACGTGCTGGTCAAGATATGCGGCCTGACCCTTGTGGACAACGCCCTTGACTGCGTGAAAGCCGGGGCTGACATCATCGGACTTATTTTTTTTAAAAAAAGCCCCCGCAATGTAAGCACAGTCCAGGCCCGGGAGATTTCCCGGGCCCTCCCCAAAGAGGTTCCGGCCTGCGGCGTGTTTGTTAACGAAACCTTTGACACGATTATGCAGATCGTTTCTGACTGCGACCTTGACATCGTACAGCTGCACGGATCAGAACCCCCGGAACTTGCAAAACGCTTATCAGCCCAGAACCTTGTGGTGACCAAAGCTTTTTTTGCCGCAAGGCCTCCTGGGCTTTGTGATACGGGAAATTACGCAGACGCCGATTTTTGTCTGGCCGAATACGGCAAAGGAATCCTTCCCGGGGGAAATGCCGAAACCTGGGATTACGACCAGGCCCTTGACATGGCAAAGAAAGTGCGGTTGATGCTGGCCGGCGGACTGACTTGTGAAAATGTGGCGGATGCGGTTTCAAGGATACACCCCTATGCCGTAGATGTCTCTTCGGGTGTTGAAAAAGCAAAGGGGATCAAGGATATTTCAAAGGTTAAAGCATTTATCAGGGCTGCAAAATCCATTAGGCTGCGGCCCTGA
- a CDS encoding LysM domain-containing protein codes for MIKKTPSESKIHNTGKETTETNQKKKEPGVSAIGQGPSLLKKNEFTMIIIAALAVTVLVFFFFFRGSSKQNSSKSVAVSAKERDQVAPGFEDRISALEISLAKIASASGQNENQAALRAVSDLDERITRVETAVNLKLDTLIERVGKLEGRLNKLAVAASTPPPKPVVKPKPETKKPAAPATPPVPEKKVQVVKKKPKTSKPKKTSQFHTVQKGETLWSISQKYKTNVAAIRRLNNLTPEDKIYVGTNLLVK; via the coding sequence ATGATAAAAAAGACCCCTTCTGAATCCAAAATTCATAATACCGGCAAAGAGACAACAGAGACAAATCAGAAAAAAAAAGAACCTGGGGTGTCTGCCATTGGGCAGGGGCCTTCATTGTTGAAAAAAAATGAATTTACCATGATTATTATTGCTGCCCTGGCAGTTACTGTCTTGGTTTTTTTCTTTTTTTTCAGAGGATCATCTAAACAAAACAGCAGTAAATCAGTGGCGGTTTCAGCTAAAGAACGAGATCAGGTCGCCCCGGGTTTCGAGGACCGCATCTCCGCCCTTGAGATCTCATTGGCAAAGATCGCCTCCGCTTCAGGGCAAAATGAAAATCAGGCGGCATTGCGGGCTGTATCTGATCTTGATGAACGAATAACACGCGTTGAAACGGCAGTAAACCTAAAGCTTGATACCTTGATTGAGCGTGTGGGTAAACTTGAAGGCCGATTAAATAAATTAGCTGTTGCTGCCTCGACGCCGCCTCCTAAACCCGTGGTTAAACCAAAGCCTGAAACAAAAAAGCCTGCAGCACCGGCAACGCCCCCTGTGCCTGAAAAAAAGGTCCAGGTTGTAAAGAAAAAGCCTAAAACATCAAAACCCAAAAAGACCAGCCAGTTTCATACGGTCCAAAAGGGTGAAACCTTGTGGTCGATTTCCCAGAAATATAAAACCAATGTGGCAGCAATCCGCAGGCTGAATAATTTGACGCCTGAAGATAAGATATATGTGGGAACGAATTTGCTAGTCAAATAG
- a CDS encoding formylglycine-generating enzyme family protein: MRLKPLFTISFFLLVFTIINLSMLPDASAQNSFINKIGMKFILIPAGSFIMGSPESERGRQKDEKQHKVIISKSFYISETEVTQGQWDRLVTPNPSSFKLGKYYPVDTVSWHDAIEFIRFLNKRERTGKYRLPTEAEWEYACRAGSQTAFAAGDVTTFSCKEPEPALVDHAWYCFNSGGFSPVGDFKPHPVKLLKPNKWGLYDMHGNVQEWVQDACEWRTIWSAGTGTLTQTYVDGITDPLETKGVHRVVRGGGWFQNSKYQRSAYRTNYKPVARRNSLGFRIVREK; encoded by the coding sequence ATGAGGCTGAAACCCTTATTCACCATATCATTTTTTCTTTTGGTTTTTACAATAATTAATCTGTCTATGCTTCCGGATGCATCTGCCCAAAACTCTTTTATTAATAAAATCGGTATGAAATTTATCCTGATCCCGGCAGGGTCATTTATTATGGGAAGCCCCGAATCGGAGAGGGGTCGGCAAAAAGATGAAAAACAACACAAAGTAATCATCAGCAAAAGCTTTTACATATCGGAAACCGAAGTAACTCAGGGCCAATGGGACCGCCTTGTAACACCGAATCCGTCATCCTTTAAACTTGGCAAATATTACCCTGTGGATACCGTATCCTGGCACGATGCCATTGAATTCATACGATTCTTAAACAAAAGAGAGCGTACCGGTAAATACCGTTTGCCAACAGAAGCCGAATGGGAATATGCCTGCCGGGCCGGCAGTCAGACAGCCTTTGCTGCAGGTGACGTGACGACGTTTTCATGCAAGGAACCGGAACCCGCGCTGGTTGATCATGCCTGGTACTGTTTTAACTCCGGTGGTTTTTCACCGGTCGGAGATTTCAAACCCCATCCGGTCAAGCTTCTTAAGCCCAACAAGTGGGGGCTTTACGACATGCACGGCAATGTTCAGGAATGGGTTCAGGATGCCTGTGAATGGCGTACCATCTGGAGTGCGGGAACAGGAACCCTTACCCAGACCTATGTTGACGGCATTACGGATCCTCTGGAAACAAAAGGCGTGCACCGAGTAGTCAGAGGCGGCGGATGGTTTCAGAACAGTAAATATCAGCGCAGCGCCTACCGAACCAACTACAAACCTGTTGCCCGGCGCAACAGCCTTGGATTCAGAATCGTCCGGGAAAAGTAA
- a CDS encoding MauE/DoxX family redox-associated membrane protein yields the protein MNTLFRSRFNFKNRVEQASMDVSRETGIIEWGLRLLLGGAFIFASWHKIVSPDQFATILYGYAVFPHQMINVLAIVMPFVELVCGITLIIGKFRRSGLLLINAMLVSFIFLISFNLIRGHEFDCGCFSLGETKGPWSSIWLLVRDVVMLGAGIYLFRLFNKTR from the coding sequence ATGAATACTTTGTTTCGTTCCAGATTTAACTTCAAAAATCGTGTTGAGCAGGCGTCCATGGATGTGAGCCGGGAGACGGGCATCATTGAATGGGGATTGCGTCTTTTATTGGGAGGCGCTTTTATTTTTGCTTCCTGGCACAAAATCGTGTCACCGGATCAATTTGCCACAATTTTGTATGGGTATGCCGTTTTTCCCCACCAGATGATTAATGTGTTGGCCATTGTCATGCCTTTTGTGGAGCTTGTCTGCGGTATCACTTTGATAATCGGTAAGTTCAGACGTTCGGGCCTTTTATTGATTAATGCCATGCTGGTAAGCTTTATTTTTCTGATCAGCTTTAATCTGATCCGGGGGCATGAATTTGACTGTGGATGCTTTTCTTTAGGGGAAACCAAAGGTCCCTGGTCTTCGATTTGGCTGCTTGTCAGAGATGTTGTAATGCTTGGGGCGGGGATTTATCTGTTCAGGCTGTTCAACAAAACTCGATGA
- a CDS encoding rhodanese-like domain-containing protein has protein sequence MIFKQDIIGCVFLLSISVMLSFGINTVSPNGIALMGQWNPDQGVVMPGTNKSHAVDVMQINDPFRVKQLVASGTVIVLDVRWPEIYDMGHIPGALNFALADFEEEKKRLLSKITPEDEILVYCAGVTCHDSHTFATRLVEMGFAHVAVYAGGFAEWEEMGFDVAVQGIEP, from the coding sequence ATGATTTTTAAACAAGATATTATAGGATGCGTTTTTCTTTTAAGCATCAGCGTTATGTTAAGTTTTGGTATTAATACCGTTTCTCCCAACGGTATTGCCCTCATGGGGCAATGGAATCCGGATCAGGGTGTGGTCATGCCCGGGACAAACAAGTCCCATGCCGTTGATGTGATGCAGATCAACGACCCATTTAGAGTTAAACAACTGGTGGCATCCGGGACTGTGATCGTGCTTGATGTCCGCTGGCCTGAAATATACGATATGGGACATATCCCCGGTGCGTTGAATTTTGCCTTGGCGGATTTTGAAGAAGAGAAAAAAAGACTGTTGTCGAAAATAACCCCTGAAGATGAAATTCTTGTCTATTGTGCAGGTGTGACCTGTCATGATTCCCATACGTTTGCCACTCGTCTGGTGGAAATGGGCTTTGCCCATGTGGCGGTTTATGCCGGTGGGTTTGCTGAATGGGAGGAGATGGGATTTGATGTGGCTGTCCAGGGAATTGAACCATGA
- a CDS encoding septum formation initiator family protein codes for MTRMEKICLYLAMGGAVFLLFMFFFSTRGVVDYTRLKSRQEQLEAQAAIAVKQNSKLEKEILRLKTDIEYIKHLAKHEHEMAAQDELVFKEKSKNQGAEK; via the coding sequence ATGACCCGAATGGAAAAAATATGCCTGTATCTGGCCATGGGAGGGGCGGTGTTTCTCCTATTCATGTTTTTTTTCTCCACAAGAGGGGTTGTAGACTATACCCGGCTTAAGTCCCGGCAAGAGCAGCTTGAAGCCCAGGCAGCCATTGCGGTCAAGCAAAATTCAAAATTGGAAAAAGAAATTCTGCGACTTAAAACCGACATTGAATATATTAAACACCTGGCCAAACATGAGCATGAAATGGCTGCCCAGGATGAATTGGTTTTCAAAGAGAAATCCAAAAACCAAGGAGCTGAAAAATGA
- the murJ gene encoding murein biosynthesis integral membrane protein MurJ, with amino-acid sequence MTHFIKKAASISSITLISRILGMIRDAVIAFIFGASTVSDAFFIAFRPFDLIRKMMSDGILSISFIPLFAEKFAQNKKDQVAAMFLNALFFISIAGVLLVGLGIYFAPFLIDFFAPGYGAGSYSHTLSCLLFRIMTPYMFTILFVALSMSVLHATGNFYVPAATPILLNFCIITAAVLFAGRVTPKILVLAVGVTVGGIVQLAFQLPSLAKLGVFDFKAFVRVHSQVKKAFISLGPSMIGAAAFQINLMVAGLTASTLDPGAVSYLNYAERLVQFPLALVASPVATVLLPMLSAMAGAGCLKTGQHDRGVPGVKFWDQTQENQDLGLLFDVGLRMVFFLIIPAIVGIIALNRPIVLLLFGRGAFDLTAVDQTGQCLVFMVLGLWAVAGIRLFVAFYYALSNIRLPFMAGVVSIGCNVLLCRFFVQRMGVTGLSLAVSLSAVAGFVLLAASGPFGLRGRAVLVCACRAVFLSVIMFFLVRWIWGFWTDCAKIFQAAGLIVSIAIGAGCYLAGARLTSNPEMAMLIRIFFKQK; translated from the coding sequence GTGACTCACTTTATTAAAAAAGCAGCTTCCATCAGTTCGATTACGTTGATTTCAAGAATACTTGGCATGATACGGGATGCGGTCATTGCGTTTATATTTGGGGCAAGTACGGTCTCCGACGCTTTTTTTATAGCATTTAGACCTTTTGATCTGATTCGGAAAATGATGTCCGACGGTATTTTAAGCATTTCGTTCATCCCATTGTTTGCAGAAAAGTTTGCCCAAAATAAAAAAGACCAGGTCGCGGCCATGTTTTTAAATGCCCTGTTTTTTATATCCATTGCAGGGGTGCTTCTGGTGGGTTTAGGGATCTATTTTGCCCCTTTTTTAATAGATTTTTTTGCGCCTGGGTATGGTGCAGGGTCCTATTCTCATACGTTGTCCTGTCTGTTGTTTAGAATAATGACGCCCTATATGTTCACTATTTTGTTTGTGGCCTTGTCCATGAGTGTGCTCCATGCAACGGGAAATTTTTATGTGCCTGCAGCCACGCCGATTTTGCTCAATTTTTGTATTATTACTGCTGCTGTACTGTTTGCCGGCAGGGTGACGCCAAAGATTTTAGTTCTGGCCGTTGGGGTAACCGTCGGCGGCATTGTTCAACTTGCCTTTCAATTGCCCAGTCTTGCAAAGCTTGGTGTGTTTGATTTCAAGGCCTTTGTCCGGGTGCATTCCCAGGTAAAAAAGGCCTTTATTTCCCTTGGCCCTTCCATGATCGGGGCCGCAGCGTTCCAGATTAATCTGATGGTGGCAGGACTTACTGCCTCAACGCTTGATCCAGGGGCGGTTTCTTATCTTAATTATGCCGAACGGCTGGTTCAGTTTCCTCTGGCGTTGGTGGCCTCTCCCGTTGCCACGGTTTTATTGCCTATGTTGTCCGCAATGGCGGGTGCCGGTTGTCTTAAAACCGGCCAACATGACAGGGGCGTACCGGGGGTTAAATTTTGGGATCAAACCCAGGAAAACCAGGATTTGGGCCTTTTGTTTGATGTCGGTTTGCGTATGGTCTTTTTTTTAATTATTCCTGCCATCGTCGGCATCATAGCCTTGAACCGGCCGATTGTCCTGTTGTTGTTCGGCAGGGGTGCCTTTGATCTTACGGCCGTGGATCAAACCGGCCAGTGTCTTGTTTTTATGGTTCTTGGACTTTGGGCTGTTGCCGGAATCCGACTTTTTGTGGCGTTTTATTATGCGTTGTCCAATATTCGTTTGCCATTTATGGCAGGCGTTGTGTCCATTGGGTGCAATGTATTGCTTTGTCGGTTTTTTGTGCAGCGCATGGGGGTGACTGGGCTTAGTTTGGCCGTATCATTGTCCGCTGTGGCCGGATTTGTACTGCTCGCCGCATCCGGGCCTTTCGGACTTCGGGGCAGGGCTGTGCTGGTTTGCGCTTGCAGAGCTGTTTTCTTGTCTGTTATAATGTTTTTTCTGGTTCGATGGATATGGGGGTTTTGGACAGACTGTGCAAAAATCTTTCAGGCCGCAGGCCTGATTGTCAGCATCGCCATCGGAGCCGGTTGTTATCTGGCGGGGGCACGGCTGACATCGAATCCGGAAATGGCAATGCTCATAAGGATTTTTTTTAAACAAAAATGA
- the rpsT gene encoding 30S ribosomal protein S20, with protein sequence MANHKSAKKRAKQNQVRRMRNKSVKTSLKTLEKKLRAAKEAGENTEELMKKTQSAIHKAAKKGIVHKKTASRKISRLFKFANA encoded by the coding sequence TTGGCGAACCATAAATCAGCAAAAAAACGCGCAAAACAAAATCAGGTCAGACGGATGAGAAACAAATCCGTAAAAACCTCCCTTAAAACCCTTGAAAAGAAACTTCGTGCAGCCAAAGAAGCTGGTGAAAATACCGAAGAACTGATGAAAAAGACCCAGTCAGCCATTCACAAAGCGGCGAAAAAAGGTATTGTTCACAAAAAAACAGCGTCAAGGAAAATTTCAAGACTGTTCAAATTTGCGAACGCATAA
- a CDS encoding LptE family protein, translated as MKKCLAWMMIFVPFLMLGSACGYRLAGGGFINNDVARVSVAIFDNKTSESRAGISFTNELIREITAKTDTIVVGAESATHKITGSVQSITFSTLSRSSSEDVTEREVKAMVDVVLTGSGGKVLWSVKSFSASESYKVSNSGVDDEANKREAVDLIAERVSERLVSQMTNDF; from the coding sequence ATGAAAAAATGTCTTGCATGGATGATGATTTTTGTCCCATTTTTGATGCTTGGTTCGGCCTGCGGATACCGGCTGGCCGGTGGTGGTTTCATTAATAATGACGTCGCACGGGTCTCGGTGGCTATATTTGACAATAAAACTTCCGAATCCAGGGCCGGAATCTCTTTTACCAATGAATTGATTCGGGAAATTACCGCAAAAACGGATACTATTGTTGTGGGTGCCGAAAGTGCCACCCACAAAATAACCGGTTCCGTTCAATCCATTACCTTTTCCACATTGTCCAGATCTTCTTCGGAGGATGTTACGGAAAGAGAAGTTAAGGCTATGGTTGATGTGGTTCTGACCGGTTCCGGCGGCAAGGTCCTCTGGTCGGTGAAAAGCTTTTCAGCCTCGGAATCTTATAAAGTATCGAACAGTGGCGTGGATGATGAGGCCAATAAACGGGAGGCGGTTGATCTCATTGCCGAACGTGTGTCCGAGCGTCTGGTCAGCCAGATGACAAACGATTTTTAA
- the leuS gene encoding leucine--tRNA ligase, whose translation MEERYIPSQVEPKWQEYWNNSRLFKVEEDSSREKYYLLEMFPYPSGKIHMGHVRNYTIGDVVVRYKRMRGFNVIHPMGWDAFGMPAENAAIDNNTHPAAWTYDNIRSMRAQLKKMGFSYDWDREIATCRPEYYRWEQWLFLKMLEKGMAYRKESYVNWCEKCQTVLANEQVEQDKCWRCSQVVQQKKLWQWFFKITDYAEDLLVHCDQLPGWPDNVTTMQKNWIGKSVGAELDFKVDGSDEVINVFTTRPDTIFGATFMCLAPEHPLVEMLSCGTDQEVAVSQFVEKVSRQERSAEGIEKYEKEGVFTGAYCINPATNEKIPVYTANFVLMGYGTGAIMSVPSGDQRDFDFARKYGLEIRVVVQPEGESLDGATMTEAYTGRGVMTNSGQFDGMDSKEAIEKMADWLEASGVGKRAVSFRLRDWGISRQRYWGTPIPVIHCPTCGVVPVPETDLPITLPEDVSLLEKGGSPLPTLDYFAKTTCPACGREDAKRDTDTMDTFVESSWYYLRYCSPRYEDGMFDPKAVEYWMPVDQYIGGVEHAVLHLLYSRYFMRVLNTLGLVPYKEPFTRLLTQGMVCKETMTCPEHGYLFPEQGERKDGKFVCTMCGKDVEVGRVIKMSKSKKNVVNPNELLEKYGADVTRLFCLFAAPPERDLEWSEDGVEGSNRFVNRVWRLALTCMETIQDIDAYKGAAGSLRADQAKQLYIKANQTIQKVTADIDTNFHFNTAIAAVMELVNAMYTVELEKADDELKSVVWFCLENVLLLLSPILPHFCEELFAQMGNEGSILEQPWPEFRKDSMETDEVLVVVQVNGKLRAKFNMGSDAGEDDIKSAALEDAKIVKYIEGKEIRKIIVIRKKQTLVNIVV comes from the coding sequence ATGGAGGAACGGTACATCCCTTCCCAGGTCGAGCCTAAGTGGCAGGAATACTGGAACAATAGCCGGCTTTTCAAGGTAGAAGAAGATTCGTCCAGGGAAAAATATTATCTGCTCGAAATGTTTCCCTACCCTTCGGGAAAGATTCATATGGGGCATGTGCGCAATTACACCATCGGAGATGTGGTGGTCCGCTACAAACGCATGAGAGGCTTTAATGTTATCCATCCCATGGGGTGGGATGCCTTTGGTATGCCCGCAGAAAATGCAGCCATTGATAACAATACCCATCCGGCAGCCTGGACCTACGACAACATCCGGTCCATGCGGGCACAGCTTAAAAAGATGGGGTTTTCCTATGACTGGGACAGGGAAATTGCCACCTGCAGGCCGGAATACTATCGCTGGGAACAGTGGCTGTTTTTGAAAATGCTTGAAAAGGGCATGGCCTACCGCAAGGAATCCTATGTAAATTGGTGTGAAAAATGCCAGACTGTGCTGGCCAATGAGCAGGTCGAACAAGACAAATGCTGGCGCTGTTCCCAGGTGGTTCAGCAAAAAAAGTTGTGGCAGTGGTTTTTCAAGATAACCGACTATGCCGAAGATCTTTTGGTTCATTGCGATCAACTTCCCGGGTGGCCTGACAATGTGACCACCATGCAGAAAAACTGGATCGGCAAAAGTGTGGGGGCTGAACTTGATTTTAAGGTGGACGGCAGTGATGAGGTGATCAATGTGTTTACCACTCGTCCTGACACCATCTTTGGTGCCACCTTTATGTGTCTTGCTCCGGAGCATCCTCTGGTGGAGATGTTGTCTTGCGGCACGGACCAGGAGGTAGCTGTATCCCAGTTTGTCGAGAAGGTCTCCAGGCAGGAACGCTCTGCCGAAGGTATTGAAAAATACGAAAAAGAAGGGGTGTTCACCGGCGCTTACTGTATCAATCCGGCCACCAATGAAAAAATCCCTGTTTATACAGCCAATTTTGTTTTAATGGGTTATGGTACAGGTGCCATTATGTCTGTGCCTTCCGGAGACCAGAGGGATTTTGATTTTGCCAGAAAATACGGGCTTGAAATCCGGGTGGTGGTGCAACCTGAAGGGGAAAGCCTTGACGGTGCAACCATGACCGAGGCCTATACAGGCCGTGGTGTTATGACCAACTCCGGGCAATTTGACGGTATGGACAGCAAGGAGGCTATTGAGAAAATGGCGGACTGGCTTGAAGCGTCCGGCGTTGGCAAGCGTGCGGTCTCTTTTCGTTTGCGTGACTGGGGGATTTCCCGCCAGCGGTACTGGGGGACGCCCATTCCGGTTATTCACTGCCCCACATGCGGCGTGGTTCCGGTACCGGAAACTGATCTGCCCATAACGCTGCCCGAGGATGTGAGTCTCTTGGAAAAAGGCGGGTCGCCGTTGCCGACCCTGGATTATTTTGCCAAGACTACCTGTCCTGCCTGCGGACGGGAAGATGCCAAAAGGGATACCGATACCATGGATACCTTTGTTGAGTCTTCCTGGTACTATTTGCGCTATTGTTCTCCCCGGTATGAAGATGGGATGTTTGACCCAAAAGCTGTGGAGTACTGGATGCCCGTGGATCAGTATATCGGAGGCGTGGAACATGCCGTGTTGCATCTTCTCTATTCCCGATATTTTATGCGAGTTCTGAACACTTTGGGGCTTGTACCCTATAAAGAGCCGTTCACCCGGCTTTTAACCCAGGGTATGGTGTGCAAGGAGACCATGACCTGTCCCGAGCATGGCTATCTGTTTCCCGAGCAGGGCGAAAGAAAAGATGGAAAATTTGTTTGTACCATGTGCGGCAAGGATGTGGAGGTCGGACGTGTGATCAAGATGTCCAAGTCCAAGAAAAACGTGGTCAATCCCAATGAACTTCTTGAAAAATACGGGGCTGACGTGACCCGGTTGTTCTGTCTGTTTGCTGCGCCCCCTGAAAGGGATCTGGAGTGGAGTGAAGACGGGGTGGAGGGCAGCAACCGTTTTGTAAACCGAGTCTGGCGTCTGGCGTTGACCTGCATGGAGACCATCCAAGATATTGATGCGTACAAGGGGGCTGCGGGTTCACTGAGGGCAGATCAGGCAAAACAATTGTATATTAAGGCCAATCAGACGATCCAGAAGGTGACCGCGGACATTGACACTAACTTCCATTTCAATACGGCCATTGCAGCTGTTATGGAGCTGGTCAATGCCATGTATACGGTTGAACTTGAGAAGGCGGATGATGAGCTAAAGTCTGTGGTTTGGTTTTGTCTGGAAAATGTATTACTACTACTCAGTCCTATTCTCCCTCACTTCTGCGAAGAATTGTTTGCCCAGATGGGGAACGAGGGTTCTATTCTTGAGCAGCCCTGGCCCGAATTTAGAAAAGATTCCATGGAGACTGACGAAGTGCTTGTCGTGGTTCAGGTAAACGGAAAACTGCGGGCAAAATTTAACATGGGCTCTGATGCCGGTGAAGATGATATTAAATCTGCCGCCTTGGAGGACGCAAAAATTGTCAAGTACATCGAAGGAAAAGAGATTCGTAAAATCATTGTAATTCGTAAAAAACAGACTCTTGTTAATATTGTGGTGTGA
- the rpsF gene encoding 30S ribosomal protein S6, whose translation MRKYETVFIADPDMSDQAREELLERVRGIIERENGILLNTDEWGLKKLSYEIKKKLRGYYVCLTYGGTGALVTELERNFRLSDLIMKFMTILITEHVTEESLKQEAEEAKEAVRLAKEAAPQETQETQEETDQGDVKEDNDEAEKNADDQDDTQETESEETSEPAEEAKE comes from the coding sequence ATGAGGAAGTACGAAACCGTATTCATTGCTGATCCGGACATGTCGGATCAGGCCCGTGAAGAGCTGCTCGAAAGAGTCAGAGGTATCATTGAAAGAGAAAATGGTATTCTTCTGAACACTGATGAGTGGGGCTTGAAAAAATTGTCCTATGAGATCAAAAAGAAACTGCGCGGGTACTATGTCTGCCTGACTTACGGCGGAACCGGAGCCCTTGTCACAGAGCTTGAAAGAAATTTTCGCCTAAGCGATCTTATCATGAAATTCATGACTATCCTAATCACGGAACACGTCACTGAAGAATCTCTCAAACAAGAAGCCGAAGAGGCCAAAGAGGCAGTCCGGTTAGCTAAAGAAGCCGCTCCCCAAGAAACACAAGAAACACAAGAAGAAACTGACCAAGGGGATGTAAAAGAAGACAATGACGAGGCTGAAAAAAACGCAGACGATCAGGATGATACACAAGAGACTGAATCTGAAGAGACATCTGAACCTGCCGAAGAAGCCAAGGAATAA
- the rpsR gene encoding 30S ribosomal protein S18, with protein sequence MYKGHRGGGKNRFYQRRKICRFCVDNSMEIDYKNPKALKQFITERGKIIPRRITGTCAKHQRKLTLAIKQARQIALLPFVGRPLN encoded by the coding sequence ATGTATAAAGGTCATAGAGGCGGCGGAAAAAACAGATTCTATCAGCGCCGGAAAATTTGCAGGTTCTGTGTGGACAACTCCATGGAAATTGATTACAAAAATCCCAAAGCACTCAAGCAGTTCATTACAGAACGGGGCAAGATCATTCCCCGCCGCATCACAGGGACCTGCGCCAAACATCAGCGCAAGTTGACACTGGCTATCAAGCAGGCACGGCAGATTGCACTTCTGCCCTTTGTGGGTCGCCCCTTAAATTAA